The Amblyomma americanum isolate KBUSLIRL-KWMA chromosome 5, ASM5285725v1, whole genome shotgun sequence genome window below encodes:
- the LOC144133109 gene encoding protein-cysteine N-palmitoyltransferase Rasp-like, translating to MSADITSVEAKTRNGAVPHPELDSQRWKWDRMKVFHWVFLVSGVAYALWRLSVSEESAFLVKELPRAFKPSQYGFQRKQDNTHYGWRTTRSFATENWKWLLLHPVLARATAHFAPSLVPIFYAAYSCLFAASQLSWEVTIAFLCQHAVFYAVTALRIPALSYVVAFLMLIHRRLGQKDVFLYLYDHYGRTCYMVTYVAFHWNILRCMSYSVDFIRSEKLKPEQSRLRLPPYWKTLAYVIYLPTVYLGPLQNYDDYTAQLDKERPRCTPREVASAVARLLRSGAHFVLIEAMTHYIYSSAMVDWPWMIEKLDLPSVVGLVLAFHFFFYIRYLFTYGFAGALANAEGIEIPPHAKCIARLNKCTEFWRYFDRGMHLLIRKYFYEPVAGSRKGPGWLVLGTAMSFAFTWFWHDMEKGDGIWCALSVLGISFEVFVTEVRKWTPIKNIETRYLGTVGRMREAAALLGSPHYLLTILACLFHLADVNICLIVCRRILLGFPFPLVPVLAGLYSACHVASYIKEWEQTAKKKQA from the exons ATGTCAGCGGATATCACCTCTGTGGAGGCAAAAACACGCAACGGAGCTGTTCCACACCCTGAATTAGACAGCCAAAG GTGGAAATGGGACAGGATGAAGGTGTTCCACTGGGTCTTCCTGGTGTCGGGCGTGGCATACGCCCTATGGCGCCTCTCGGTGAGCGAAGAAA GTGCATTTCTCGTGAAAGAACTTCCCAGAGCCTTCAAACCAAGTCAATACGGATTTCAGCGAAAGCAG GACAACACGCACTACGGGTGGCGAACCACACGGTCTTTTGCCACAGAGAACTGGAAGTGGTTACTCCTGCACCCTGTGCTAGCAAGAGCAACTGCGCATTTTGCGCCGTCG CTGGTGCCCATCTTCTACGCCGCCTACTCCTGCCTGTTTGCCGCATCGCAGTTGAGCTGGGAGGTGACCATCGCCTTTCTGTGCCAACACGCCGTGTTCTACGCAGTTACGGCGCTGCGCATCCCCGCACTGAGCTACGTCGTCGCATTCCTAATGCTCATTCACAGGCGCTTGGGGCAAAAAGACGTATTTTTG TATCTGTACGATCACTACGGACGTACATGCTACATGGTGACCTACGTCGCCTTCCACTGGAACATTCTTCGCTGCATGAGCTACAGTGTGGACTTCATTCGCTCTGAAAAACTGAAACCGGAACAAAGCCGCCTCCGACTGCCTCCATACTGGAAAACGCTCGCCTACGTCATCTACCTGCCCACCGTCTACCTGGGACCACTGCAGAACTATGACGACTACACGGCTCAG CTTGACAAGGAGAGGCCCAGGTGCACGCCGCGTGAAGTAGCTTCAGCCGTCGCAAGGTTGCTGCGCAGCGGAGCCCACTTCGTTCTAATAGAAGCCATGACTCACTACATATATAG TTCCGCGATGGTGGACTGGCCCTGGATGATCGAGAAACTGGACCTTCCCAGCGTTGTGGGCTTAGTACTAGCCTTCCATTTTTTCTTCTACATCCGCTATCTTTTCACATACGGCTTCGCCGGTGCCCTTGCCAATGCCGAGGGCATTGAGATCCCGCCGCACGCCAAGTGCATTGCCAGACTGAACAAGTGCACCGAATTCTGGAG GTACTTCGACCGGGGAATGCATCTACTAATTCGAAA GTACTTCTACGAGCCCGTGGCCGGCAGCCGCAAAGGGCCCGGCTGGCTGGTGCTGGGCACAGCGATGTCTTTCGCCTTCACCTGGTTCTGGCACGACATGGAAAAGGGGGATGGCATCTGGTGTGCCCtcagtgtgctcggaatctccttCGAAGTGTTCGTGACTGAAGTCAGGAAGTGGACGCCGATAAAGAACATCGAG ACGCGGTACCTCGGCACAGTTGGCCGAATGCGAGAGGCCGCCGCCCTGCTAGGCTCTCCGCACTACCTCCTTACTATCCTGGCCTGCCTTTTTCATCTCGCCGACGTCAACATCTGCCTCATCGTGTGCCGAAGGATCCTGCTCG GCTTCCCGTTCCCGCTGGTTCCTGTACTGGCAGGCCTGTACAGTGCCTGCCACGTCGCGTCCTACATAAAAGAATGGGAGCAGACGGCGAAGAAGAAGCAAGCCTAG